A stretch of the Staphylococcus sp. NRL 16/872 genome encodes the following:
- a CDS encoding CHY zinc finger protein, which yields MPHVYGSLVDEETRCVHFHTFLDVVAIKFKCCDKYYPCYQCHNEHESHDIKRWPEKEFHSKAIMCGVCKHELSIHDYMMTEVCPNCKAHFNTRCKFHYHLYFEL from the coding sequence ATGCCTCATGTTTACGGTTCACTTGTAGATGAAGAAACACGTTGTGTGCACTTTCATACATTTCTAGATGTCGTAGCGATTAAATTTAAGTGTTGCGATAAATATTATCCTTGCTACCAATGTCATAATGAGCATGAATCTCACGACATTAAACGATGGCCGGAAAAAGAATTTCATTCCAAGGCCATTATGTGTGGCGTATGTAAACATGAACTGTCCATACATGATTATATGATGACTGAGGTTTGTCCAAATTGTAAGGCCCATTTTAATACACGTTGCAAATTCCATTATCATTTATACTTTGAATTATGA
- a CDS encoding ABC transporter substrate-binding protein, producing MKKSILFILLSIVLVLTACGKGSDNKNNEAKKDTASDTVKIENNYSLRGEKKDGGDAKKISNTVDVPKNPKKAIVFDYGAVDVLKAFGVESQIVGLPKGEQNKALPKFLDEFKDDKYVNTGNLMQINFDKVATAKPDVIYISGRTATQKNLDELKKAAPDAKIVYVGSSEKNYLKDMKQVTTNLGKIYDKEDKAKALNEELDKKIADTKAKTEKVNEKTMYLLVNEGELSTFGPGGRFGDLVFDTLGFKPADNHVKASPHGQNINNEYITSKNPGIILAMDRGQVVSGKSTAKQTLANDVIKDVKAIKAGNVFELDPKLWYFSAGSTSTTIKQIDELNKVLDKVKQ from the coding sequence ATGAAGAAATCCATTTTATTTATATTATTGAGTATTGTCTTAGTGTTAACCGCATGTGGTAAAGGTTCTGACAACAAAAATAATGAAGCCAAAAAAGATACTGCGAGTGATACAGTAAAAATTGAAAATAATTATAGTTTACGTGGTGAGAAAAAAGATGGTGGTGACGCTAAAAAAATTAGCAATACTGTAGACGTACCTAAAAATCCTAAAAAAGCCATCGTTTTCGATTACGGAGCAGTGGATGTTTTAAAAGCATTTGGAGTTGAATCTCAAATTGTAGGCTTACCTAAAGGCGAGCAAAATAAAGCATTACCTAAATTCTTAGATGAATTTAAAGATGATAAATATGTGAATACTGGTAATTTAATGCAAATTAACTTTGATAAGGTAGCGACAGCTAAGCCGGATGTAATTTATATTTCTGGTAGAACAGCTACTCAAAAGAATTTAGACGAGCTTAAAAAAGCAGCACCTGATGCTAAAATCGTTTATGTAGGTTCAAGCGAGAAAAATTATCTTAAAGACATGAAACAGGTTACAACTAATTTAGGAAAAATTTATGATAAAGAAGACAAAGCGAAAGCCCTAAATGAAGAATTAGATAAAAAAATAGCTGATACAAAAGCGAAAACTGAAAAAGTAAATGAAAAAACAATGTATCTACTTGTTAATGAAGGTGAATTATCAACATTTGGTCCAGGTGGAAGATTTGGAGATTTAGTATTTGATACTTTAGGATTCAAACCTGCTGACAATCATGTTAAAGCAAGCCCACATGGTCAAAATATCAACAATGAATATATTACTTCTAAAAATCCAGGCATTATTTTAGCAATGGATAGAGGACAAGTAGTAAGCGGTAAATCAACTGCGAAACAAACACTTGCGAATGATGTGATTAAAGATGTAAAAGCAATTAAAGCTGGTAACGTTTTTGAATTAGATCCTAAATTATGGTACTTCAGTGCTGGATCAACATCTACAACTATAAAACAAATCGATGAATTAAATAAAGTATTAGACAAAGTAAAACAATAA
- a CDS encoding ABC transporter substrate-binding protein: MKKSVLFLLLSIVLVLSACSNGSKSNDSNTKSESNDSKETVTIKNNFEASGKEQDGSDAKKVSNTVKVPKNPKNAVVLDYGALDVLKEMGVADKVKGLPKGENNQSLPKFLDEFKDDKYLNTGSLKEVNFDKIAEAKPEVIFISGRTANQKNLDEFKKAAPNAKIVYVGTEDKNLVNDMKKNTENLGKIYDKEDKAKKINKDLDKKISEMKDKTKDFDKKVMYLLVNEGELSTYGPNGRFGDLVFNTLGFKPADKNVSDSPHGQNVNNEYITKQNPDVILAMDRGSVVGGKSTAKQVLGNNVIKDVKAVKDDEVYELDPKLWYFASGSSTTTVKQIEELEKVVDK, encoded by the coding sequence ATGAAAAAATCGGTCTTATTTTTATTATTATCAATCGTTTTAGTTTTATCAGCTTGTAGTAATGGCTCAAAAAGTAATGATTCAAATACTAAAAGTGAAAGTAATGACTCAAAAGAAACTGTAACAATTAAAAATAACTTTGAAGCAAGTGGTAAGGAACAAGATGGCAGTGATGCGAAAAAGGTATCTAACACTGTTAAAGTTCCTAAAAATCCTAAAAACGCAGTAGTACTAGATTATGGGGCATTAGATGTATTAAAAGAAATGGGTGTAGCAGATAAAGTAAAAGGCTTACCTAAAGGGGAAAATAATCAATCTTTACCTAAGTTTTTAGATGAGTTTAAAGACGATAAGTATTTAAATACTGGTAGTTTAAAAGAGGTTAATTTTGATAAAATTGCAGAGGCAAAACCTGAAGTTATCTTTATTTCCGGAAGAACTGCTAATCAAAAAAATCTAGATGAATTTAAAAAAGCTGCACCAAACGCTAAAATTGTTTACGTAGGTACAGAAGACAAAAATTTAGTTAATGATATGAAGAAAAATACAGAGAACTTAGGAAAAATCTATGATAAAGAAGATAAAGCTAAAAAAATTAATAAAGATTTAGATAAGAAAATCTCTGAAATGAAAGACAAAACTAAAGATTTTGATAAAAAAGTAATGTATTTATTAGTAAATGAAGGAGAATTATCTACATACGGTCCCAATGGACGTTTTGGTGATTTAGTATTTAATACATTAGGATTTAAACCTGCTGATAAAAACGTAAGCGATAGTCCTCATGGTCAAAACGTGAATAATGAATACATCACTAAACAAAATCCAGATGTAATTTTAGCAATGGACCGTGGTTCAGTTGTAGGTGGTAAATCAACAGCTAAACAAGTCTTAGGAAATAATGTTATTAAAGATGTTAAAGCTGTTAAAGATGATGAAGTATATGAATTAGATCCTAAATTATGGTACTTCGCTTCAGGTTCTTCAACAACAACAGTCAAACAAATTGAAGAATTAGAAAAAGTAGTCGATAAATAA
- a CDS encoding ATP-binding cassette domain-containing protein: MIQIQNLDKSIQNKPILKDINVDIKKGRLTSLIGPNGAGKSTLLSAISRLFEYEKGTITVEGKSVLDYKNDDLAKKLSILKQTNHTEMNITVEQLVNFGRFPYSKGRMKKEDYEKVEYALDLLQLKEIRNRNIKTLSGGQRQRAYIAMTIAQDTDYILLDEPLNNLDMKHSVQIMQTLRALCRELDKTIIIVLHDINFASCYSDDIIALKQGEIVKADIKDNVIQSAILKELYEMDVHIEEIRGQRICLYYDEVIFD; the protein is encoded by the coding sequence TTGATTCAAATTCAAAATTTAGATAAATCAATACAAAACAAACCTATTTTAAAAGACATTAACGTGGATATTAAAAAAGGAAGACTGACTTCTTTAATTGGACCTAATGGCGCTGGAAAAAGTACATTATTATCTGCAATTAGTCGCTTATTTGAGTATGAAAAAGGGACTATTACAGTTGAAGGTAAATCTGTCTTAGATTATAAGAATGACGATTTAGCTAAAAAGTTAAGTATTTTAAAACAAACGAATCATACTGAAATGAATATCACTGTTGAGCAATTAGTTAATTTCGGACGTTTTCCATACTCAAAAGGACGAATGAAAAAAGAAGATTATGAAAAAGTTGAGTATGCTTTAGATTTATTACAACTTAAAGAAATTAGAAATCGAAATATAAAAACATTATCCGGTGGCCAACGTCAACGTGCGTATATCGCTATGACAATTGCACAGGATACGGATTATATTTTACTTGATGAACCTTTAAATAATTTAGATATGAAGCATTCAGTGCAAATTATGCAGACGTTACGCGCATTATGTCGTGAATTAGATAAGACAATTATCATCGTATTACATGATATTAACTTTGCGTCTTGTTACTCAGACGATATCATCGCCCTTAAACAAGGAGAAATTGTTAAAGCAGATATTAAAGATAATGTGATACAATCAGCCATTTTAAAAGAATTATACGAAATGGATGTCCATATAGAAGAGATAAGAGGACAACGTATCTGTTTATATTATGACGAAGTGATATTCGACTAA
- a CDS encoding iron chelate uptake ABC transporter family permease subunit produces the protein MQISSNKKIVILTVITICMAIFYLLVGLDFDIFEYQFQSRLKKFILILLVGGAIGTSVVIFQAITTNRLLTPSIMGLDSVYLFVKVLPVFLLSEQATIVTNVYLNFLITLIAMVLFSLLLFQGIFKLGNFSVYFILLVGVIMGTFFRSITSFLQLIMNPDSFLAVQSAMFASFEAANSNLVVVSGILLVILIIITIILRPYLDVLLLGKAQAINLGVSYDKMTRILLIMVALLVSISTALIGPVTFLGLLTVNLAHEFMKTYEHKYILPTTILFSWISLFMAQWVVENLFEATTEFSLIVDLVGGSYFIYLLVKRRSAN, from the coding sequence ATGCAAATTAGTTCTAACAAAAAAATAGTCATATTAACTGTTATAACGATTTGTATGGCAATTTTTTACTTATTAGTAGGTTTAGATTTTGATATCTTTGAATATCAGTTTCAAAGTCGTTTAAAAAAATTCATTTTAATCTTATTAGTCGGTGGAGCAATAGGAACATCCGTTGTTATATTCCAAGCTATTACGACCAATAGATTATTAACTCCTTCTATTATGGGGCTTGATTCAGTTTATTTATTTGTTAAAGTACTACCAGTATTTTTACTAAGTGAGCAAGCTACAATTGTTACCAATGTTTATTTGAATTTTTTAATTACTTTAATTGCTATGGTTTTATTTTCATTATTATTATTTCAAGGAATATTCAAACTTGGTAACTTTTCAGTTTATTTCATTTTATTAGTAGGGGTTATAATGGGAACTTTTTTCCGAAGTATTACAAGTTTCCTTCAACTCATAATGAACCCGGATTCTTTCCTAGCAGTTCAAAGTGCGATGTTTGCTAGTTTTGAAGCAGCTAATTCTAATTTGGTTGTTGTTTCAGGAATTTTATTAGTTATTTTAATTATTATAACTATTATACTTCGTCCGTATTTAGACGTTCTTTTATTAGGAAAAGCGCAAGCCATTAATTTAGGGGTTTCCTATGACAAGATGACACGTATCTTACTCATTATGGTGGCCTTACTCGTTTCTATATCTACTGCATTAATAGGTCCAGTAACTTTTCTTGGTTTATTAACAGTTAATTTAGCACATGAATTTATGAAAACGTATGAACATAAATACATTTTACCAACGACGATTTTGTTTAGTTGGATTAGTTTATTTATGGCGCAATGGGTAGTTGAAAATCTTTTCGAAGCTACGACAGAATTCAGTTTAATTGTGGACTTAGTCGGTGGTAGTTACTTCATTTACTTACTGGTTAAAAGGAGAAGTGCAAATTGA
- a CDS encoding ABC transporter permease, producing MKFLFKGYVLLILLVILTIVSLFVGVSQLSLTDIFHLNDEQRNILVSSRIPRTVSILLSGSSLALAGLIMQQMMQNKFVSPTTAGTMEWAKLGILISLIFFPNGHILIKLLFAVALSLIGTFLFVRLINFIRVKEVIFVPLLGIMIGGIVSSFTTFIALRTNALQSIGNWLTGNFAIITSGRYEVLYLTVPLLLLAFIFANHFTIAGMGKDFSHNLGVSYEKIINIALFITATLTALVVVTVGTLPFLGLIVPNIISIYRGDHLKNALPHTLMLGAIFVLISDIIGRLIVYPYEINIGLTIGVFGTIIFLILLMKGRKNYAN from the coding sequence ATGAAATTTTTATTTAAGGGGTATGTTTTACTGATTTTATTAGTGATTTTAACTATTGTCTCCTTATTTGTAGGAGTGAGTCAGCTCTCTCTAACAGATATTTTCCATTTAAATGACGAACAAAGGAATATCTTGGTTTCAAGTCGAATTCCTCGAACAGTTAGTATCCTTCTTTCAGGAAGTTCACTTGCTTTAGCAGGATTAATTATGCAACAGATGATGCAAAATAAATTTGTAAGTCCTACGACTGCTGGAACGATGGAATGGGCAAAATTAGGTATTTTAATCTCACTTATCTTTTTTCCAAATGGCCACATTCTAATTAAATTATTATTCGCTGTTGCGTTAAGTTTAATCGGGACATTTTTATTTGTTCGATTAATTAACTTTATCCGTGTTAAAGAAGTCATTTTTGTTCCCCTATTAGGTATTATGATTGGCGGCATTGTTTCAAGTTTTACTACATTTATAGCTTTAAGAACAAATGCATTACAAAGTATTGGAAATTGGTTAACTGGTAACTTTGCGATTATTACGAGTGGCCGTTATGAGGTATTATATCTTACTGTGCCTTTACTTCTTCTAGCATTTATTTTTGCAAATCATTTTACAATCGCAGGTATGGGAAAAGACTTTAGTCATAATTTAGGTGTAAGTTATGAAAAAATCATTAATATCGCTTTATTTATTACTGCAACCTTAACAGCTTTAGTTGTTGTAACAGTAGGGACGTTACCATTTTTAGGATTAATTGTACCAAACATTATCTCTATTTATAGAGGTGATCATTTGAAAAACGCATTGCCACATACGCTTATGTTAGGTGCGATTTTTGTATTAATCTCCGATATTATTGGTAGGTTAATTGTTTATCCTTACGAAATTAACATCGGTTTAACTATTGGTGTATTTGGCACAATTATTTTCCTAATCTTACTAATGAAAGGTAGGAAAAATTATGCAAATTAG
- the nrdF gene encoding class 1b ribonucleoside-diphosphate reductase subunit beta has translation MKAVNWNTQEDMTNMFWRQNISQMWVETEFKVSKDIASWKTLTEDEKNTFKRALAGLTGLDTHQADDGMPLIMLHTTDLRKKAVYSFMAMMEQIHAKSYSHIFTTLLPSSETNYLLDTWVIEEPHLKYKSDKIIDNYHKLWGKEASIYDQYIARVSSVFLETFLFYSGFYYPLYLAGQGKMTTSGEIIRKILLDESIHGVFTGLDAQSLRNELSENEKQRADKEMYKLLEELYNNEVSYTHMLYDDIGLSEDVLNYVQYNGNKALSNLGFDPYFEEKEFNPIIENALDTSTKNHDFFSVKGDGYTLALNVEALQDEDFIFDN, from the coding sequence ATGAAGGCCGTCAATTGGAATACTCAAGAAGATATGACGAACATGTTTTGGCGTCAAAACATCTCACAAATGTGGGTGGAAACTGAATTTAAAGTATCAAAGGATATTGCAAGTTGGAAGACATTAACAGAAGATGAGAAAAATACATTCAAACGTGCGTTAGCAGGATTAACTGGCTTAGACACACATCAAGCAGATGATGGTATGCCATTAATTATGTTACACACAACAGACTTGCGTAAAAAAGCTGTATATTCATTTATGGCAATGATGGAACAAATTCACGCTAAAAGTTATTCGCATATCTTTACAACGTTACTTCCATCAAGTGAAACAAATTATTTATTAGATACTTGGGTAATTGAAGAGCCTCATTTAAAATATAAATCTGACAAAATTATCGACAATTATCATAAATTATGGGGTAAAGAAGCATCTATTTATGATCAATATATCGCAAGAGTTTCAAGTGTGTTCTTAGAAACGTTCTTATTCTACTCTGGTTTTTATTATCCTTTATATCTTGCTGGACAAGGTAAAATGACTACTTCTGGAGAAATTATTAGAAAAATCTTATTAGACGAATCTATTCATGGTGTTTTCACTGGGTTAGATGCTCAAAGTTTACGTAATGAACTTTCTGAGAATGAAAAACAAAGAGCCGATAAAGAAATGTATAAATTGTTAGAAGAGTTATATAATAATGAAGTATCTTACACTCACATGTTATATGATGATATCGGTTTAAGTGAAGATGTGCTTAACTATGTTCAATATAATGGGAATAAAGCTTTATCTAATCTTGGCTTTGATCCTTATTTTGAGGAAAAAGAATTCAACCCAATTATTGAAAATGCTTTAGATACATCAACTAAAAATCATGACTTCTTCTCAGTTAAAGGTGATGGCTACACATTAGCGTTAAATGTAGAAGCGTTGCAAGATGAAGATTTTATTTTTGATAATTAA
- the nrdE gene encoding class 1b ribonucleoside-diphosphate reductase subunit alpha, with protein sequence MKIMDEKKYNHIELNNEVTKRKDNGFFDLGKDQEALKVYLEEIHDKTIYFDSEIERLHYLVDNNFYFNVFEQYSEEDLVEITEFAKSIHFEFASYMSASKFYKDYALKTNDKSQFLEDYNQHVAIVALYLAAGNKQQAKQFILAMVEQRYQPATPTFLNAGRARRGELVSCFLLEVDDSLNSINFIDSTAKQLSKIGGGVAINLSKLRARGEAIKGIKGVAKGVLPVAKALEGGFSYADQLGQRPGAGAVYLNIFHYDVEEFLDTKKVNADEDLRLSTISTGLIVPSKFFDLAKEGKDFYMFAPHTVKQEYGVTLDDIDLEKYYDEMVANPNIVKKKKDAREMLNMIAQTQLQSGYPYLMFKDNANKVHANSNIGQIKMSNLCTEIFQLQETSVINDYGIEDEIKRDISCNLGSLNIVNVMETGKFRDSVHTGMDALTVVSDEANIQNAPGVRKANSELHSVGLGVMNLHGYLAKNKIGYESEEAKDFANVFFMMMNYYSIERSMEIAKERGEVYQDFDKSDYASGKYFDFYTKEDITPKFDKVKRLFEGLDIPTVSDWKALKEQVQQYGLYHAYRLAIAPTQSISYVQNATSSVMPIVDQIERRTYGNAETFYPMPFLSPETMWYYKSAFNTDQMKLIDLIATIQTHVDQGISTILYVNSEISTRELSRLYVYAHHKGLKSLYYTRNKLLSVEECTSCAI encoded by the coding sequence ATGAAAATTATGGACGAGAAAAAGTACAATCATATTGAGCTAAATAATGAAGTAACAAAACGTAAAGACAATGGTTTCTTTGATTTAGGAAAAGATCAAGAAGCATTAAAAGTATATTTAGAAGAAATTCACGATAAAACAATATACTTTGATAGTGAAATTGAGCGCTTGCATTATTTAGTAGACAATAATTTTTATTTTAATGTCTTCGAACAATATAGCGAAGAAGATTTAGTAGAAATTACTGAATTTGCTAAGTCAATTCATTTCGAGTTTGCTAGTTATATGTCAGCAAGCAAATTTTATAAAGACTATGCGCTTAAAACAAATGATAAATCTCAATTCTTAGAAGATTATAATCAACATGTTGCTATTGTTGCTTTATATTTAGCTGCAGGTAACAAACAACAAGCAAAACAATTCATTTTAGCGATGGTCGAACAGCGTTATCAACCTGCTACACCTACTTTCTTAAATGCAGGTCGTGCTCGTCGTGGTGAATTAGTTTCATGTTTCTTATTAGAAGTTGATGACAGTTTAAACTCAATTAACTTTATCGATTCAACTGCTAAACAATTAAGTAAAATTGGTGGTGGTGTAGCAATTAACTTATCTAAATTACGTGCGCGTGGTGAAGCAATTAAAGGTATTAAAGGTGTCGCTAAAGGCGTACTACCAGTCGCTAAAGCTTTAGAAGGTGGCTTTAGCTATGCTGACCAATTAGGTCAACGTCCGGGGGCAGGTGCAGTTTACTTAAACATCTTCCATTATGATGTTGAAGAATTCTTAGATACTAAAAAAGTAAATGCAGATGAAGATTTACGTTTATCTACAATTTCAACCGGATTAATCGTGCCATCAAAATTCTTTGATCTTGCTAAAGAAGGTAAAGACTTCTATATGTTTGCACCACATACTGTAAAACAAGAATATGGTGTAACGCTTGACGATATAGATTTAGAGAAATATTACGACGAAATGGTAGCTAACCCTAATATCGTTAAAAAGAAAAAAGACGCACGTGAAATGTTAAATATGATTGCTCAAACCCAATTACAATCAGGTTACCCATATTTAATGTTTAAAGACAATGCTAATAAAGTGCATGCTAATTCAAATATTGGCCAAATTAAGATGAGTAACTTATGTACGGAAATCTTCCAATTACAAGAAACTTCAGTGATCAATGATTATGGTATTGAAGATGAAATCAAACGCGATATTTCATGTAACTTAGGTTCATTAAATATTGTGAACGTAATGGAAACAGGTAAATTTAGAGATTCTGTACACACTGGTATGGATGCATTAACAGTAGTTAGCGATGAAGCAAATATCCAAAATGCGCCAGGCGTAAGAAAAGCTAATAGTGAATTACATTCAGTTGGCTTAGGTGTTATGAATTTACATGGTTATTTAGCTAAAAATAAAATTGGTTATGAATCTGAAGAAGCAAAAGATTTCGCCAACGTCTTCTTTATGATGATGAATTATTATTCTATAGAGCGTTCAATGGAAATAGCTAAAGAACGTGGAGAAGTATATCAAGATTTTGATAAATCAGATTATGCAAGTGGTAAATATTTCGATTTTTATACTAAAGAAGACATCACACCTAAATTTGATAAAGTAAAACGTTTATTTGAAGGGTTAGATATTCCTACTGTTTCAGATTGGAAAGCATTAAAAGAACAAGTGCAACAATATGGTTTATATCATGCATATCGACTTGCTATTGCACCAACACAAAGTATTTCATATGTTCAAAATGCTACAAGTTCTGTAATGCCAATCGTAGACCAAATTGAACGACGTACGTATGGTAATGCTGAAACGTTCTATCCAATGCCATTCTTATCACCAGAAACAATGTGGTATTATAAATCAGCATTTAATACAGACCAAATGAAATTAATCGATTTAATTGCGACGATTCAAACACACGTAGACCAAGGAATTTCAACAATCTTATATGTTAACTCTGAAATTTCAACACGTGAATTATCTAGATTATATGTTTACGCACATCATAAAGGTCTTAAATCTCTATACTACACTCGTAATAAATTATTAAGTGTAGAAGAATGTACAAGTTGTGCGATTTAA
- the nrdI gene encoding class Ib ribonucleoside-diphosphate reductase assembly flavoprotein NrdI, with protein MKVVYFSFSGNVRRFIKRSELTDVMEITKENCKDSVEEPYILVTGTIGFGEVPQEVQSFLEVNHHYLRAVAASGNRNWGQNFAKAGHTISESYDVPLIMKFEVQGTNKDVIEFKDKVGHFNENYGREKVQSY; from the coding sequence ATGAAAGTAGTTTATTTCTCCTTTTCTGGAAATGTACGACGATTTATCAAACGTAGTGAACTCACAGATGTAATGGAAATAACTAAAGAGAATTGTAAGGACAGTGTTGAAGAGCCTTATATTTTAGTTACTGGAACAATCGGATTTGGGGAAGTACCTCAAGAAGTACAGTCATTTTTAGAAGTAAATCATCACTATTTACGTGCCGTTGCAGCCAGTGGCAATCGTAATTGGGGACAGAACTTCGCCAAAGCAGGACACACGATTTCAGAATCGTATGATGTACCTCTGATAATGAAATTTGAAGTACAAGGCACGAATAAAGATGTTATTGAATTTAAAGATAAGGTGGGGCATTTCAATGAAAATTATGGACGAGAAAAAGTACAATCATATTGA